A region of Micrococcales bacterium DNA encodes the following proteins:
- a CDS encoding sugar ABC transporter ATP-binding protein, which yields MADSLVRMRGITKAFPGVLALDKVDFTLRPGEIHALMGENGAGKSTLVKVLTGAEEFGSGEIYLNDSDKPVVNRSPQEAQSRGISTVYQEVNLLGNLSVAENLFLGRQPRRLGMINWREMNRRARGVLRNIGLDINVEKPLSGYSIAMQQMIAIGRAIDISAKVLILDEPTSSLNENEVAQLFELIRKLRDDGMGVIFITHFLDQVYEVCDQITVLRNGALVGQYAVANLPRRELVGAMLGRAFDDLAAIERKVIDKAATEGVPQVSAKQLGVNQGVKPFDLDVFAGEVVGLAGLLGSGRTEVAKVVFGADVPDTGTLEVKGIKARHNPLYSMRAGMAFCPEDRKEEGSILELSVRENIILAEQTKRGTFHLIPRPEQDKIARKYVDLLQIKVPSLDTPVKQLSGGNQQKVIVARWLATNPDLLILDEPTRGIDVGTKTEIQKLCIELADGGMAVLFISSEIDEMLRTCDRVGIMRDLQKVGELAGAEMTTGSIMSRIAGDDAEEVEASA from the coding sequence ATGGCAGACTCGCTGGTGAGAATGCGCGGCATTACCAAAGCCTTCCCCGGCGTCCTGGCTTTGGACAAAGTGGATTTTACGCTGCGGCCCGGCGAGATCCATGCGCTGATGGGCGAAAACGGTGCGGGCAAATCTACCTTGGTCAAAGTACTGACCGGGGCAGAGGAATTCGGGTCAGGCGAGATCTATTTGAATGATTCCGACAAACCGGTCGTGAATCGTTCACCACAAGAGGCTCAGTCGCGCGGAATCTCGACTGTTTATCAAGAGGTCAACCTGCTTGGCAATCTGAGTGTGGCTGAAAACCTATTTCTGGGCCGGCAGCCTCGTCGCTTGGGCATGATCAACTGGCGGGAAATGAACCGCCGGGCGCGGGGCGTTCTGCGCAACATTGGTTTGGACATTAATGTGGAAAAGCCACTTTCAGGCTATTCCATTGCCATGCAGCAGATGATAGCCATAGGCCGGGCCATTGACATTTCAGCCAAAGTCTTGATTCTGGACGAACCAACTTCCTCCCTCAACGAAAACGAAGTTGCCCAGTTGTTCGAGTTGATCCGGAAGCTGCGCGATGACGGCATGGGCGTCATCTTCATCACTCACTTCTTGGACCAGGTGTACGAGGTTTGTGACCAGATCACGGTGCTACGCAATGGCGCCCTGGTTGGGCAGTATGCCGTGGCCAATTTGCCGCGCCGGGAACTTGTCGGGGCCATGCTGGGCCGAGCTTTCGACGATCTGGCGGCGATTGAGCGCAAGGTCATCGACAAGGCTGCAACTGAAGGAGTGCCGCAAGTCTCGGCGAAACAGCTGGGCGTAAACCAGGGTGTAAAGCCCTTTGATTTGGATGTCTTTGCCGGCGAAGTTGTCGGTCTGGCTGGGCTGCTGGGCAGCGGTCGAACCGAAGTGGCCAAAGTAGTCTTTGGCGCCGATGTGCCGGACACCGGCACACTGGAGGTAAAGGGGATCAAGGCGCGGCACAATCCGCTCTATTCGATGCGAGCAGGCATGGCTTTTTGCCCCGAAGACCGCAAAGAGGAGGGCAGCATCCTTGAACTGTCGGTGCGCGAGAACATCATCTTGGCCGAGCAAACCAAGCGCGGCACTTTCCACCTGATTCCGCGCCCTGAACAAGACAAAATCGCCCGGAAATACGTCGACCTGCTGCAGATCAAGGTGCCAAGCCTTGATACCCCAGTGAAGCAGCTGTCGGGTGGAAACCAACAGAAGGTGATTGTGGCCAGATGGTTGGCGACCAACCCCGATCTGCTGATCTTGGACGAACCCACCCGCGGGATTGATGTTGGCACCAAGACAGAAATCCAGAAGCTGTGTATCGAGTTGGCTGATGGCGGGATGGCGGTGCTGTTCATTTCCTCCGAGATTGATGAGATGCTGCGGACTTGCGATCGGGTGGGGATCATGAGGGACCTGCAGAAGGTCGGCGAGTTGGCCGGCGCGGAGATGACAACTGGGTCGATTATGTCGAGGATCGCCGGCGACGATGCCGAGGAGGTCGAGGCAAGTGCCTGA